A section of the Arabiibacter massiliensis genome encodes:
- a CDS encoding D-2-hydroxyacid dehydrogenase, producing the protein MNIVVLEGYVNNPGDLSWDALKQYGAVTVYDRTPRDQLAARVADADIAVSSKVAWDAEALGWAPRLKMIALTSTGFNVVDLDAARERGIVVSNVPAYSTPDVAQMTFALLLELCLHVGEHSRLVMDGAWTRAKDFSFWETPLVELAGKTFGIVGMGSIGQAVCRVARAFGMQVMFENRSPKPELVGDGVRQVELDELLAAADVVSLHVPATPETDRMMDATALAKMKDGAYLLNTARGSLVDERAVVDALRSGKLAGFGADVVSTEPMRPDNPLLQAKGANIVVTPHIAWATHEARARLLSVVAANVGAFAEGKPQNVVN; encoded by the coding sequence TCAGCTGGGACGCGCTCAAGCAGTACGGCGCCGTGACCGTGTACGACCGCACGCCGCGCGATCAGCTGGCCGCGCGCGTGGCCGACGCCGACATCGCCGTATCGAGCAAGGTGGCGTGGGACGCCGAGGCCCTCGGCTGGGCGCCGCGCCTCAAGATGATCGCGCTCACATCCACCGGGTTCAACGTGGTGGACCTCGACGCGGCGCGCGAACGCGGCATCGTGGTGTCCAACGTGCCAGCCTATTCGACGCCCGATGTGGCGCAGATGACGTTCGCGCTCTTGCTGGAGCTGTGCCTGCACGTGGGCGAGCACTCCCGCCTGGTCATGGACGGCGCATGGACGCGCGCGAAGGACTTCTCGTTCTGGGAGACGCCGCTGGTGGAGCTGGCGGGCAAGACGTTCGGCATCGTGGGGATGGGCAGCATCGGGCAGGCCGTGTGCCGCGTCGCGCGCGCCTTCGGCATGCAGGTGATGTTCGAGAACCGCTCGCCCAAGCCCGAGCTTGTGGGCGACGGCGTGCGGCAGGTGGAGCTGGACGAGCTTCTGGCCGCCGCCGACGTGGTGTCGCTGCACGTGCCGGCCACGCCTGAGACCGATCGCATGATGGACGCCACGGCCCTTGCGAAGATGAAGGACGGCGCCTACCTGCTGAACACCGCGCGCGGCTCCCTGGTGGACGAGCGGGCCGTGGTTGACGCGCTGCGCTCCGGCAAGCTGGCCGGCTTCGGCGCCGACGTCGTGTCCACGGAGCCTATGCGCCCCGACAACCCGCTTTTGCAGGCGAAGGGCGCGAACATCGTCGTGACGCCCCACATCGCCTGGGCCACCCACGAAGCCCGCGCCCGCCTGCTGTCCGTCGTGGCCGCCAACGTAGGCGCCTTCGCGGAGGGAAAGCCGCAGAACGTCGTTAATTGA
- a CDS encoding UTP--glucose-1-phosphate uridylyltransferase, which produces MKALIPAAGLGTRFLPATKAQPKEMLLVVDRPAIQYVVEEGLASAADEVVIINSREKKAIEEHFSPNPELVALLRARGKDKYADLVEQVGAYNVSYVYQDEALGLGHAVRCAAGKTGDEAFYVLLGDVLVPDNKMLPRMQEVSDAHGGASVIAVMPVPDDEVSRFGVIAGAAVEGEGDVWKVDALVEKPALEDAPSNLAVFGRYLLSPRVMELLADVEPGVGGEIQLTDALDAVLREEEMYALVIDPADGFDTGTVESWLETNNVLFARKNG; this is translated from the coding sequence ATGAAGGCTCTCATTCCCGCGGCCGGCCTCGGCACGCGCTTCCTGCCCGCCACGAAGGCCCAGCCCAAGGAGATGCTGCTGGTGGTGGACCGTCCGGCCATCCAGTACGTGGTGGAGGAGGGCCTGGCGTCGGCGGCCGACGAGGTGGTCATCATCAACAGTCGCGAGAAGAAGGCCATCGAGGAGCACTTCAGCCCGAACCCGGAGCTCGTGGCCCTGCTGCGCGCCCGTGGCAAGGACAAGTACGCCGACCTCGTGGAGCAGGTGGGCGCCTACAACGTGAGCTACGTGTACCAGGATGAGGCGCTCGGCCTGGGGCATGCCGTGCGCTGCGCTGCGGGGAAAACGGGTGACGAGGCGTTCTACGTGCTGCTGGGCGACGTGCTCGTGCCCGACAACAAGATGCTTCCCCGCATGCAGGAGGTGTCCGACGCGCACGGCGGCGCGAGCGTGATCGCCGTGATGCCCGTGCCGGACGATGAGGTGAGCCGCTTCGGCGTCATCGCGGGCGCGGCCGTGGAGGGCGAGGGCGACGTGTGGAAGGTGGACGCCCTGGTGGAGAAGCCGGCGCTTGAGGACGCGCCGTCGAACTTGGCCGTGTTCGGCCGCTACCTGCTCTCGCCGCGCGTGATGGAGCTTCTAGCCGACGTGGAACCCGGCGTGGGCGGCGAGATCCAGCTCACCGACGCCCTCGACGCGGTGCTCCGCGAGGAGGAGATGTACGCGCTCGTCATCGACCCCGCCGACGGCTTCGATACCGGCACCGTGGAAAGCTGGCTCGAGACGAACAACGTTTTGTTCGCAAGGAAGAACGGGTAG
- the ccsA gene encoding cytochrome c biogenesis protein CcsA: MTEETKKSLKLPEAGQWPDRIAPGVLIAGIVLSTIGFLLAFLWASPVNGAAVNGAEMIGGQMVTSVLLLSQKIFYFHMPVAITSFVALAFAGYYAVRFLMTKNRRFDTCSKIAMEIALLFVACTMITGDLWTRFEWGVWWTWDPRLTTYLILMLIIIAYFILRNAIDEPERRATYGAVLAIIALIDVPICFMVTRLIPSSIHPVVVREGGMSGDMGITLMFCLLGIAMVGFALYRLRFRQVRLTERVEALKEQLED, from the coding sequence ATGACCGAGGAAACGAAAAAGTCGCTGAAGCTTCCGGAGGCGGGGCAGTGGCCCGACCGGATCGCGCCGGGGGTGCTCATCGCGGGCATCGTGCTGTCGACGATCGGCTTTCTGCTGGCGTTCCTGTGGGCCTCGCCGGTGAATGGCGCCGCAGTGAACGGCGCGGAAATGATCGGCGGCCAGATGGTGACCAGCGTGCTTTTGCTGTCGCAGAAGATCTTCTACTTCCACATGCCGGTGGCCATCACGTCGTTCGTGGCGCTCGCGTTCGCGGGCTACTACGCGGTGCGCTTCCTCATGACGAAGAACCGCCGCTTCGACACGTGCTCGAAGATCGCCATGGAAATCGCGCTTTTGTTCGTGGCGTGCACCATGATCACGGGCGACTTGTGGACGCGCTTCGAGTGGGGCGTGTGGTGGACGTGGGATCCGCGCCTGACCACGTACCTCATCCTCATGCTCATCATCATCGCGTACTTCATCCTGCGCAACGCCATCGACGAGCCCGAGCGCCGCGCCACCTACGGCGCCGTGCTGGCCATCATCGCGCTCATCGACGTGCCCATCTGCTTCATGGTGACGCGCCTCATCCCCTCGAGCATCCATCCCGTGGTGGTGCGCGAAGGCGGCATGTCGGGCGACATGGGCATCACGCTCATGTTCTGCCTGTTGGGCATCGCGATGGTGGGCTTCGCGCTGTACCGTCTGCGCTTCCGCCAGGTTCGCCTGACCGAGCGCGTGGAGGCGCTGAAAGAGCAGCTGGAGGACTAG
- a CDS encoding heme exporter protein CcmB, with protein MAAQKEAAVRTAGGVELRKPSTFQQYKTLLRKDLEQEFRTKEMLTSMGIYALLVIIVYGAALAQTSQTTDVLQMSGGLLWALIVFTSLLGLNRSFAHEKEQGCLEGILLVPMDRSVVFLAKSTSNLLFLLVVEVLAVPLFYFFFLTTTTPADSFWLLVVPLVVGTIGVAGIGTLLSTITINTRGKDVMLAVLFIPLVFPLLYSCVSATTAVIVGAEGYADVMLTSLALAGGYDVIMILASWVLYDFVISA; from the coding sequence ATGGCGGCGCAAAAGGAGGCCGCCGTGCGCACGGCCGGCGGCGTGGAGCTGAGGAAGCCCTCGACGTTCCAGCAGTACAAGACGCTGCTGCGCAAGGACCTGGAGCAGGAGTTCCGCACCAAGGAGATGCTCACGTCCATGGGCATCTACGCCCTTTTGGTCATCATCGTGTACGGGGCGGCGCTCGCGCAGACGTCGCAGACCACCGACGTGCTGCAGATGTCGGGCGGCCTTCTGTGGGCGCTCATCGTGTTCACGTCGCTTCTGGGCCTGAACCGCTCGTTCGCGCACGAGAAGGAGCAGGGCTGTTTGGAGGGCATCCTGCTGGTGCCCATGGACCGCTCGGTGGTGTTTTTGGCGAAGTCCACGTCCAACCTGCTGTTTTTGCTGGTGGTGGAAGTGCTCGCCGTGCCGCTGTTCTACTTCTTCTTCCTGACCACCACCACGCCCGCCGACAGCTTCTGGCTGCTGGTGGTGCCGCTCGTGGTGGGCACCATCGGCGTGGCGGGCATCGGCACGCTGCTGTCCACCATCACCATCAACACGCGCGGCAAGGACGTCATGCTGGCCGTGCTGTTCATCCCGCTCGTGTTTCCGCTGCTGTACTCGTGCGTGTCCGCCACCACGGCGGTCATCGTGGGCGCGGAGGGCTACGCCGACGTGATGCTGACCTCGTTGGCGCTCGCCGGCGGCTACGACGTCATCATGATCCTGGCGTCGTGGGTACTGTACGATTTTGTGATTAGCGCTTGA
- a CDS encoding ABC transporter ATP-binding protein: MGAAIKTKKLSKVFGNRRAVDNVTIEVPQGAFLSIFGPNGAGKTTLLRVLSTLSRATSGTATLMGVDLKDEPDKARDHIGLISHNSMLYPDLTAEQNLMIYARLYGVVDPEARVMELLEAVELKHRRLDVVRTFSRGMTQRLSIARALIHDPDVVFLDEPYSGLDPHAVEIFDELIERQREGRTFVMVSHDLQKGFAMCTHALVLARGRVVAFDQKDAFDFDEFAAMYRETVGMGVA, from the coding sequence GTGGGCGCCGCCATCAAAACGAAGAAGCTCTCGAAGGTGTTCGGCAACCGCCGTGCGGTGGACAACGTGACCATCGAGGTGCCCCAAGGCGCGTTCCTGTCCATCTTCGGCCCGAACGGGGCGGGGAAGACCACGCTTCTGCGCGTGCTGTCGACCCTGTCCCGCGCCACCTCCGGCACGGCCACGCTCATGGGGGTGGACCTGAAGGACGAGCCCGACAAGGCGCGCGACCACATCGGCCTCATCTCGCATAACTCCATGCTCTACCCCGACCTCACAGCCGAGCAGAACCTCATGATATACGCGCGCCTCTACGGGGTGGTGGACCCCGAGGCGCGCGTCATGGAGCTCTTGGAGGCGGTGGAGCTCAAGCACCGCCGGCTCGACGTGGTGCGCACGTTCTCGCGCGGCATGACGCAGCGCCTCTCCATCGCCCGCGCGCTCATCCACGACCCCGACGTGGTGTTTTTGGACGAGCCGTACTCGGGCCTCGACCCGCATGCGGTGGAGATATTCGACGAGCTCATCGAGCGGCAGCGCGAGGGCCGCACGTTCGTCATGGTGAGCCACGATTTGCAGAAGGGCTTCGCCATGTGCACGCACGCGCTCGTGCTGGCGCGCGGCCGCGTGGTGGCGTTCGACCAGAAGGACGCGTTCGACTTCGACGAGTTCGCGGCGATGTACCGTGAGACGGTCGGCATGGGGGTGGCCTAG
- the ccsA gene encoding cytochrome c biogenesis protein CcsA, with amino-acid sequence MSTFGLIGLLVAFAGVIVSVACLVAGAVLRKRKRGLGDTLTWAGHIAVLLSVVGLTVCCGILVYCFMAGDMTIDYVLKYHSDASGDMAWLYKLSGLWAGRQGSLLFWAWLIAAFNSVIAVRNLKKTARLDSMALLVAQLVLAAFVCVLLFSESNMPFTATDARYFDASGNLTAAASSFGMNTLLEHWAMAIHPPTLFVGYAGLTIPFAYAIAALIVNDSSKEWVIRSQRYALFSWLFLGVGIGLGAVWAYVVLGWGGYWGWDPVENASLLSWLVGVALIHSFTVYRQRGAFKRWSVMCACLTFAFVIVGTFISRSGLVQSVHAFEGDPVSLVLFGALIAVSILAGIVGLIVRWKSFGPANVGQDDVESMVSKDAAYYFNNVIMVVFTLLLTYLTVASALPSWLPLGGQTVSTGTFDAIARPLGVVYLAILAVCPLLSWGRTEGKLFWKRARIPGALALVLFAVLMFYFATYLLPSYDANVAYYTAQSLGGDASATEMLSTLTPGWYYNGLAVVGFLVASLLFFNSLFMLGRAIRGYKKGHGGNVVAAAWGMLVNRASTFGGFVAHLGMAVILVGLIGSSMYVTERVGYVDYDEATDTAAQPYLIQDFVLTYTGNEVVPQENDDDILYTVFFDVTKDGQPVGSVNPTVQFVQSTQQQKLVASVIGFPTEDLFVVYRGVSTEGDFSMDVRVNPLISLVWAGFALLMAGIVVATFGRRGASRKLTGIEDEEERLEALAKKASDKGAAVVAAAYEAVAVSDGEKVVVEEKAVVVEAAPAADAAADEEKKD; translated from the coding sequence ATGTCAACATTCGGATTGATCGGACTGCTCGTCGCGTTTGCCGGCGTGATCGTGTCCGTGGCGTGCCTCGTCGCGGGCGCGGTGCTGCGCAAGCGCAAGCGCGGCCTCGGCGACACGCTCACCTGGGCGGGCCACATAGCCGTCCTGCTGTCCGTCGTGGGGCTCACGGTATGCTGCGGCATCCTCGTGTACTGCTTCATGGCGGGCGACATGACCATCGACTACGTGCTCAAGTACCACAGCGACGCCTCGGGCGACATGGCCTGGCTCTACAAGCTCTCCGGCCTGTGGGCCGGCCGCCAGGGCTCGCTGCTGTTCTGGGCGTGGCTCATCGCCGCGTTCAACTCCGTCATCGCGGTGCGCAACCTCAAGAAGACCGCGCGCCTCGACTCCATGGCGCTGCTCGTGGCCCAGCTCGTGCTGGCCGCCTTCGTGTGCGTGCTGCTGTTCTCCGAGAGCAACATGCCCTTCACGGCCACCGACGCGCGCTACTTCGACGCGTCGGGCAACCTGACGGCCGCCGCCTCGTCGTTCGGCATGAACACGCTTTTGGAGCACTGGGCCATGGCCATCCATCCGCCCACCCTGTTCGTGGGCTACGCGGGCCTCACCATCCCGTTCGCGTACGCCATCGCGGCGCTCATCGTGAACGACTCTTCCAAGGAGTGGGTCATCCGCTCGCAGCGCTACGCGCTGTTCTCGTGGCTGTTTTTGGGCGTCGGCATCGGCCTGGGCGCCGTGTGGGCCTACGTGGTGCTCGGCTGGGGCGGCTACTGGGGCTGGGATCCGGTGGAGAACGCGAGCCTGCTTTCGTGGCTCGTGGGCGTGGCGCTCATCCACAGCTTCACGGTGTACCGCCAGCGCGGCGCGTTCAAGCGCTGGAGCGTGATGTGCGCGTGCCTCACGTTCGCGTTCGTCATCGTGGGCACGTTCATCTCGCGTTCGGGCCTCGTGCAGTCCGTGCACGCCTTCGAGGGCGACCCGGTGTCGCTCGTGCTGTTCGGCGCGCTCATCGCGGTGTCCATCCTCGCGGGCATCGTGGGCCTCATCGTGCGTTGGAAGAGCTTCGGTCCGGCCAACGTCGGCCAGGACGACGTGGAGAGCATGGTGTCCAAGGACGCCGCCTACTACTTCAACAACGTCATCATGGTGGTGTTCACGCTGCTGCTGACGTACCTCACCGTGGCCTCGGCCCTGCCGTCGTGGCTGCCGCTGGGCGGCCAGACCGTGTCCACCGGCACGTTCGACGCCATCGCGCGCCCGCTCGGCGTGGTGTACCTCGCCATCCTCGCGGTGTGCCCGCTGCTGTCGTGGGGCCGCACGGAGGGCAAGCTGTTTTGGAAGCGGGCCCGCATCCCGGGCGCGCTCGCGCTCGTGCTGTTCGCCGTGCTCATGTTCTACTTCGCGACGTACCTGCTTCCCAGCTACGACGCCAACGTGGCGTACTACACCGCGCAGTCGCTCGGCGGCGACGCCTCGGCCACCGAGATGCTGTCCACGCTCACTCCGGGCTGGTACTACAACGGCCTGGCCGTCGTGGGCTTCCTGGTGGCGAGCCTGCTGTTCTTCAACTCGCTGTTCATGCTCGGCCGCGCCATCCGCGGCTACAAGAAGGGCCATGGCGGCAACGTGGTCGCCGCGGCGTGGGGCATGCTGGTGAACCGCGCCTCCACGTTCGGCGGGTTCGTCGCGCACCTCGGCATGGCCGTCATCCTCGTGGGCCTCATCGGCTCTTCGATGTACGTGACGGAGCGCGTGGGCTACGTCGACTACGACGAGGCCACCGACACGGCGGCGCAGCCCTACCTCATCCAGGATTTCGTGCTCACCTACACGGGCAACGAGGTGGTGCCGCAGGAGAACGATGACGACATCCTCTACACCGTGTTCTTCGACGTGACCAAGGACGGCCAGCCGGTGGGCTCGGTGAACCCGACCGTGCAGTTCGTCCAGTCCACGCAGCAGCAGAAGCTCGTGGCCAGCGTCATCGGGTTCCCCACGGAGGACCTGTTCGTGGTGTACCGCGGCGTGAGCACCGAGGGCGACTTCTCGATGGACGTGCGCGTCAACCCGCTCATCTCGCTCGTGTGGGCCGGCTTCGCCCTGCTCATGGCGGGCATCGTGGTGGCCACCTTCGGCCGCCGCGGCGCGAGCCGCAAGCTCACCGGCATCGAGGACGAGGAGGAGCGCCTGGAGGCCCTGGCCAAGAAGGCCTCCGACAAGGGCGCTGCCGTCGTCGCGGCGGCGTACGAGGCGGTCGCGGTGAGCGACGGCGAGAAGGTCGTGGTGGAGGAGAAGGCCGTGGTCGTGGAGGCCGCGCCTGCCGCCGACGCCGCGGCCGACGAGGAGAAGAAGGACTGA
- a CDS encoding cytochrome c maturation protein CcmE gives MNTKTKRRMVVVTGIIVIVLVVILAVVGGTSSAKSVTIADAAAGSLGDQKIQVSGNVVENSFETKDNVLTFAIYDPQGDPAQQLDVRYDGGVSATFGNDVTAICTGKIGEDGVLHATELVTKCPSKYENALDALTVAQLVGYGQEVVDKPVKVAGEVKAGTLAAAGAGDRLVVVDPDSGEELAVLYDGAIADAIADGSKLVLTGSLNAQGKFAATDVALEG, from the coding sequence GTGAACACGAAAACGAAGCGCCGCATGGTCGTGGTGACCGGCATCATCGTCATCGTGCTGGTGGTCATCCTGGCCGTGGTCGGCGGCACCAGCTCGGCGAAGAGCGTGACGATAGCCGATGCGGCGGCCGGCTCGCTCGGCGACCAGAAGATCCAGGTGAGCGGCAATGTCGTCGAGAACTCCTTCGAGACGAAGGACAACGTGCTGACCTTCGCCATCTACGATCCGCAGGGCGATCCCGCCCAGCAGCTCGACGTCCGCTACGACGGGGGCGTGTCCGCCACGTTCGGCAACGACGTGACGGCCATCTGCACGGGCAAGATCGGCGAGGACGGCGTGCTCCACGCCACCGAGCTCGTCACCAAGTGCCCCTCGAAGTACGAGAACGCCTTGGATGCCCTCACGGTGGCCCAGCTCGTCGGCTACGGCCAGGAGGTCGTCGACAAGCCCGTGAAGGTGGCGGGCGAGGTCAAGGCCGGCACGCTCGCGGCCGCGGGCGCGGGCGACCGCCTCGTGGTGGTCGACCCCGACAGCGGGGAGGAGCTCGCCGTGCTCTACGACGGCGCGATCGCCGATGCGATCGCCGACGGCTCGAAGCTCGTGCTGACGGGCTCACTGAACGCGCAGGGCAAGTTCGCCGCGACCGACGTGGCCCTCGAGGGCTAG
- a CDS encoding cytochrome c3 family protein — protein sequence MSEEETKVEAATEAAVTDDASTTEEAAPKKSGKKKWPIVVGVVAVVLIAAGAGFWVWHEQPSFCNAICHTPMDPYLPTYEAEPGQPAVDKWGNEVADASSMMAAVHRADQGTTCMGCHVPSIGEQISEGMSWVTGNYVAPLEERDLEQLVEARGIEEDQFCLNEACHNLTREDLIKATSGMEFNPHVAQHGEIACSECHKAHRASVVYCTQCHSEAEVPEGWLTVAEANKLAA from the coding sequence ATGAGCGAAGAGGAAACCAAAGTGGAAGCCGCCACCGAGGCAGCCGTGACCGATGATGCTTCGACGACCGAGGAAGCCGCTCCCAAGAAGTCTGGGAAGAAGAAGTGGCCGATCGTCGTGGGCGTCGTCGCGGTTGTTTTGATTGCAGCCGGTGCCGGCTTCTGGGTTTGGCACGAGCAGCCGAGCTTCTGCAACGCCATCTGCCACACGCCGATGGATCCGTATCTGCCGACGTATGAGGCGGAGCCGGGCCAGCCGGCCGTGGACAAGTGGGGCAACGAGGTTGCGGACGCGTCCAGCATGATGGCCGCGGTGCACCGCGCGGACCAGGGCACGACCTGCATGGGCTGCCACGTTCCGTCCATCGGCGAGCAGATCTCCGAGGGCATGAGCTGGGTCACGGGCAACTACGTGGCACCGCTCGAGGAGCGCGATCTCGAGCAGCTCGTCGAGGCGCGCGGCATCGAGGAAGACCAGTTCTGCCTGAACGAGGCCTGCCACAACCTGACGCGCGAGGACCTGATCAAGGCCACGAGCGGCATGGAGTTCAACCCGCATGTGGCGCAGCACGGCGAGATCGCCTGCAGCGAGTGCCACAAGGCGCACCGCGCCTCCGTTGTGTACTGCACGCAGTGCCACAGCGAGGCCGAGGTGCCCGAGGGCTGGCTGACGGTCGCCGAGGCCAACAAGCTGGCGGCGTAA
- a CDS encoding ammonia-forming cytochrome c nitrite reductase subunit c552: MTKVKRNKLALWTASLCAFGMVVGLAACAPQNNANDATDQKAEEKPAVQVETPEADSFGVVVADSWKDIYPDQYKSYMENEANKPLQNGGDKHNYLELYPALNTMYKGYAFALGYDEAAGHLYTLQSVKETPRTTKKEQLAGCITCKTPQFTKMVEDEGEGVYKEKFNDLIGEFDEPISCYNCHENDPQTLNVTGSYFVDSLGKDYGEKGKAPMNAQVCGQCHNEYYFDGETKATSNPYTGLDAMTPETMLAFYDEKGFKDWNHADTFAPMLKVQHPEFETMYGGEQSPMAKQGYGCADCHMAPAEGESGEYTSHNWVSPLENAELMKNDCSKCHADLEKEVKDIQANEEKRVTAISEKIEDMTGKIAAKYADEIAAMKAANEAKTEIPAASEDLAKLQKLQRTAQWYWDFVMVENSEGAHNSKLTEETLDKAEAAVDEALAMLA, encoded by the coding sequence ATGACGAAAGTCAAGAGGAACAAACTCGCTCTCTGGACCGCGTCGCTGTGCGCGTTCGGCATGGTTGTGGGGTTAGCTGCTTGCGCACCCCAGAACAACGCCAACGATGCGACGGACCAGAAAGCGGAAGAGAAGCCGGCAGTGCAGGTGGAGACGCCTGAGGCCGATAGCTTCGGTGTGGTCGTGGCGGACTCGTGGAAGGATATCTATCCTGACCAGTACAAATCGTACATGGAGAACGAGGCCAACAAGCCCCTCCAGAACGGTGGCGATAAGCACAACTATCTGGAGCTGTACCCTGCTTTGAACACGATGTACAAGGGTTACGCGTTCGCGCTCGGCTATGACGAGGCCGCGGGCCATCTCTACACGCTGCAGAGCGTGAAGGAGACTCCGCGTACCACCAAGAAGGAGCAGCTCGCGGGCTGCATCACCTGCAAGACCCCTCAGTTCACGAAGATGGTCGAGGACGAGGGCGAGGGTGTGTACAAGGAGAAGTTCAACGACCTGATCGGCGAGTTCGACGAGCCTATCAGCTGCTACAACTGCCACGAGAACGACCCGCAGACGCTCAACGTCACCGGCTCGTACTTCGTGGACTCGCTGGGCAAGGACTACGGCGAGAAGGGCAAGGCCCCGATGAACGCCCAGGTGTGCGGTCAGTGCCACAACGAGTACTACTTCGATGGCGAGACCAAGGCCACGTCGAACCCCTACACGGGCCTCGACGCCATGACGCCCGAGACCATGCTCGCGTTCTATGACGAGAAGGGCTTCAAGGATTGGAACCATGCCGACACGTTCGCCCCGATGCTCAAGGTCCAGCACCCCGAGTTCGAGACGATGTACGGCGGCGAGCAGTCGCCCATGGCCAAGCAGGGCTATGGCTGCGCCGATTGCCACATGGCTCCGGCCGAGGGCGAGAGCGGCGAGTACACCTCCCATAACTGGGTGAGCCCGCTCGAGAACGCCGAACTGATGAAGAACGACTGCAGCAAGTGCCATGCCGACCTCGAGAAGGAAGTCAAGGACATCCAGGCTAACGAGGAGAAGCGCGTGACCGCGATCAGCGAGAAGATCGAGGACATGACCGGCAAGATCGCTGCCAAGTACGCCGACGAGATCGCCGCCATGAAGGCTGCGAACGAGGCTAAGACCGAGATCCCGGCCGCTTCCGAGGACCTGGCGAAGCTGCAGAAGCTGCAGCGCACCGCCCAGTGGTACTGGGACTTCGTGATGGTCGAGAACAGCGAGGGAGCCCATAACTCCAAGCTGACCGAGGAAACCCTCGATAAGGCCGAGGCCGCCGTCGACGAAGCTCTGGCGATGCTCGCATAA
- a CDS encoding ATP-binding protein, with translation MEYHALDEFVRAAYVPGASNSVIIDEVQMCEGFEKAINSFHASENFDIYITGSNAFLLSSDLATLFTGRTFEIEVFPFSFAEYLAYFGEGEGVDSAFDRYVRAGGMSGSYPYKNEVDRYAYIKDVFDTLIMRDIRQKYDVRNPDLLNRLSEFLMDNVSNVTSARSVASSLEGDTEANHKTVGSYIEYLCNAYAFYKVRRYDIRGKKYLSSGDKYYLSDHSFRFAKLGTRNMDWGRVYENMVAIELLRRGFELYVGKLYQKEVDFIAMRGSEKMYIQVSDDISAPATFEREVDPLLKIRDGYPKILIARTRHETYDHEGIRIHDLARWLSAE, from the coding sequence ATGGAATACCACGCCCTGGACGAGTTCGTGCGGGCCGCCTACGTTCCCGGAGCGAGCAACTCCGTCATCATAGACGAGGTCCAGATGTGCGAGGGGTTCGAGAAGGCCATCAACAGCTTCCACGCATCGGAGAACTTCGACATCTACATCACCGGCTCGAACGCCTTTCTGCTCAGTAGCGACCTCGCCACGCTGTTCACGGGCCGCACGTTCGAGATCGAAGTGTTCCCGTTCTCGTTTGCCGAGTACCTTGCCTACTTCGGAGAAGGAGAGGGGGTCGACAGCGCCTTCGATCGCTACGTGCGCGCAGGAGGCATGTCGGGCTCCTACCCCTACAAGAACGAGGTGGACCGCTACGCCTACATAAAGGACGTGTTCGACACCCTCATCATGCGCGACATCCGCCAGAAGTACGACGTGCGCAACCCCGATCTGCTTAACCGCCTGTCCGAATTCCTGATGGATAACGTCTCGAACGTGACATCTGCAAGGAGCGTGGCGTCATCGCTAGAAGGCGACACCGAGGCGAACCACAAGACCGTCGGTTCGTACATCGAGTACCTGTGCAACGCCTACGCGTTCTACAAGGTCCGCAGATATGACATCCGAGGGAAGAAGTATCTGTCCTCGGGCGACAAATACTACCTGAGCGACCACTCTTTCCGGTTCGCGAAGCTTGGCACGCGCAACATGGACTGGGGCCGGGTCTACGAGAACATGGTTGCCATCGAGCTTCTGAGGCGGGGCTTTGAGCTCTATGTCGGAAAGCTGTATCAAAAGGAAGTGGACTTCATCGCCATGCGGGGGAGCGAGAAGATGTACATCCAAGTAAGCGACGACATCTCAGCTCCTGCGACATTCGAGCGGGAGGTCGATCCTCTGCTGAAGATACGCGACGGATACCCGAAGATTCTCATCGCCCGCACAAGGCATGAAACCTACGATCACGAGGGCATCAGGATCCACGACCTTGCCAGGTGGCTGTCTGCCGAATAG